Proteins from a genomic interval of Sphingobacterium lactis:
- the gcvP gene encoding aminomethyl-transferring glycine dehydrogenase has product MSNVFYQEKFEDRHNGPSSAQVEDMLNVLGVSSVDELIEQTVPAQIRKKQALNLPAALSEVAYLEKIAQIAEKNKVFKSYIGQGYNDVILPGVIQRNVFENPGWYTQYTPYQAEIAQGRLQALLNFQTMVSDLTGLEIANASLLDEATAAAEGMFMLYSARKNKDAHVFLVTPNIYPQTLDVLQTRAVPFGVEIRVADLTVENLTDDVFATFVQYPAADGSVADYKEFAAYAHDKDITVCVATDLMSLALLTPPGEWGADVVVGNSQRFGVPMGFGGPHAAFFATKDSYKRNIPGRIIGVTSDSNGEYALRMALQTREQHIRRDKASSNICTAQALLAIMASFYAVYHGPKGITNIAKRINDLAKLTDKAIQSLGYSQLNTSYFDTLRFDAGDQVGTLKGEALDNEINFFYQDNIVGISIDETTTFEDVQTIVKVFAKIKGKNATDVDLDALANELGQSIPEELERGSEFLTHPVFNSYHSESEMLRYIKSLEAKDLSLCHSMIPLGSCTMKLNATTEMVPVTWARFGGLHPFAPADQTTGYMQLINELNDWLCEITGFAKMSFQPNSGAQGEYAGLMVIRAYHHSRGDFDRDICLIPASAHGTNPASASMAGLKVVVVKCDERGNIDVEDLRAKATDHAARLNSLMVTYPSTHGVFEEPIIEICNIIHENGGQVYMDGANMNAQVGLTSPGYIGADVCHLNLHKTFCIPHGGGGPGMGPIGVAAHLVPFLPNHEVVEISGEEGISAVSAAPFGSASILIISHAYIAMMGGEGLTNATKTAILNANYLKTRLEQHYPVLYAGANGRCAHEMILDCRGFKNIGIEVADIAKRLMDYGFHAPTVSFPVAGTLMVEPTESESKAELDRFCEALIGIRSEIAAVEDGTADQKENVLKHAPHTARVVTADTWDRPYSRQTAAYPVEYLRVNKFWPSVGRVNDSQGDRTLICSCPPIEAYAEA; this is encoded by the coding sequence ATGAGTAACGTATTTTACCAAGAAAAATTTGAGGATCGTCACAATGGTCCAAGCTCTGCACAGGTAGAGGACATGTTGAACGTGTTAGGCGTTTCATCTGTGGATGAATTAATCGAGCAAACTGTACCAGCGCAAATCCGTAAGAAACAAGCGTTAAATCTTCCAGCGGCACTTAGCGAAGTTGCCTACCTGGAGAAGATCGCGCAGATTGCGGAGAAGAACAAGGTTTTCAAATCGTATATCGGTCAAGGTTACAACGATGTAATCCTTCCGGGTGTTATTCAGCGGAATGTTTTTGAAAATCCAGGATGGTACACACAATATACGCCGTACCAAGCTGAAATTGCACAGGGTCGTCTTCAGGCCTTATTGAACTTCCAAACCATGGTTTCTGACCTAACCGGTCTTGAGATTGCCAATGCGTCCCTGTTGGATGAAGCAACAGCGGCAGCCGAGGGTATGTTCATGCTGTACAGCGCTAGAAAAAACAAAGATGCGCATGTATTCTTGGTAACACCGAATATCTATCCACAGACTTTAGATGTATTGCAGACACGTGCCGTACCTTTCGGTGTGGAGATCCGCGTGGCTGACCTGACTGTAGAAAACTTAACGGATGATGTATTTGCAACGTTCGTTCAGTATCCTGCTGCAGATGGTTCCGTAGCAGATTATAAAGAGTTCGCAGCGTATGCGCACGATAAGGATATTACCGTTTGTGTGGCTACAGACCTGATGTCCCTAGCGTTATTGACGCCTCCGGGAGAATGGGGAGCTGACGTTGTTGTGGGTAACTCCCAACGCTTCGGTGTACCGATGGGCTTCGGTGGTCCGCACGCAGCATTCTTTGCAACAAAAGATAGCTACAAGCGTAATATCCCTGGCCGTATTATCGGTGTGACGTCTGACTCCAATGGTGAATACGCGTTGCGTATGGCATTGCAGACTCGTGAACAGCACATCCGTAGAGATAAAGCATCGTCAAACATCTGTACTGCACAGGCTTTATTGGCAATCATGGCTTCCTTCTATGCCGTTTACCACGGACCAAAAGGAATCACCAATATCGCGAAACGCATCAATGACTTGGCGAAATTAACAGATAAAGCCATCCAATCTTTGGGTTACAGCCAATTGAACACATCCTACTTCGATACCTTGCGTTTCGATGCTGGCGATCAAGTGGGTACCTTGAAAGGTGAGGCTTTGGACAATGAAATCAACTTCTTCTACCAAGATAATATCGTTGGTATTTCCATCGACGAAACAACAACTTTCGAAGATGTACAGACCATCGTTAAGGTTTTTGCTAAAATCAAAGGAAAGAATGCTACAGATGTAGATTTGGACGCTTTGGCGAATGAACTTGGCCAATCCATTCCTGAGGAATTGGAGCGTGGTTCTGAGTTCTTGACACACCCTGTCTTCAACAGCTACCACTCTGAAAGTGAAATGCTTCGCTACATCAAGTCATTGGAAGCGAAAGACCTTTCCCTTTGTCATTCCATGATCCCATTGGGTTCATGTACCATGAAATTGAACGCAACGACGGAAATGGTTCCTGTAACATGGGCACGTTTCGGTGGGTTGCACCCATTCGCTCCAGCGGATCAGACTACAGGTTATATGCAGTTGATCAACGAATTGAACGATTGGTTGTGTGAGATTACAGGCTTCGCGAAGATGTCCTTCCAACCGAACTCCGGTGCACAGGGTGAATATGCGGGATTGATGGTAATCCGTGCGTACCACCACAGCCGCGGTGACTTCGACAGAGATATCTGTTTGATCCCGGCATCGGCACACGGTACCAACCCAGCATCAGCATCCATGGCCGGCTTGAAAGTCGTTGTGGTAAAATGTGATGAGCGTGGTAATATCGATGTGGAAGATCTACGTGCTAAAGCTACAGACCATGCAGCACGCTTGAACTCCCTAATGGTAACTTATCCATCCACACACGGTGTATTCGAAGAGCCTATTATTGAAATCTGTAATATCATCCATGAAAATGGTGGTCAGGTATATATGGACGGTGCAAACATGAACGCACAGGTTGGTCTGACCAGCCCGGGCTACATCGGTGCTGACGTATGTCACTTGAACCTGCACAAAACATTCTGTATTCCACACGGTGGTGGTGGTCCTGGTATGGGTCCAATCGGTGTTGCGGCACACTTGGTGCCTTTCTTGCCGAACCACGAAGTGGTAGAGATTTCCGGTGAAGAAGGTATCTCCGCTGTTTCTGCAGCTCCATTCGGCTCTGCATCGATCTTGATCATCTCTCACGCATACATTGCGATGATGGGCGGTGAAGGATTGACCAATGCAACCAAAACAGCCATCTTGAATGCCAACTACCTGAAAACACGCCTAGAGCAGCACTACCCTGTATTGTACGCTGGTGCGAATGGCCGTTGTGCACACGAGATGATCTTGGATTGCCGTGGTTTCAAGAACATCGGTATCGAGGTTGCTGATATCGCAAAACGCTTAATGGATTATGGTTTCCACGCACCGACCGTTTCCTTCCCAGTGGCAGGAACATTGATGGTAGAGCCTACGGAATCCGAGTCTAAAGCGGAATTGGATAGATTCTGTGAAGCACTAATCGGTATCCGTAGCGAGATTGCTGCGGTAGAAGATGGTACAGCAGATCAAAAAGAAAACGTATTGAAACATGCGCCGCATACAGCTCGCGTGGTAACTGCCGACACTTGGGATAGACCATACTCGAGACAGACCGCAGCGTATCCAGTTGAATACTTACGCGTAAACAAATTCTGGCCTTCGGTAGGTCGTGTAAACGACTCTCAAGGTGATAGAACATTAATCTGTTCTTGTCCTCCAATCGAAGCGTACGCAGAAGCATAA
- a CDS encoding family 16 glycoside hydrolase → MQYVQPIFPKALLFLVILLFSICLPVSAQQALFQFGVEKQFDDLIGGQEGGKPIQWIDVNTSDSTWHVNGTVLENNGEPIGVVRSAEMYENFIMRVEWRHLEKGGNSGIFVWSDAKADSQTRLPLGMEVQMLELDWVNQNAVNGVPQPIAYVHGELFGAGGMTASPDNPRGERSRSLENRCLGVGEWNTYTVICVDGTVKLAVNGKFVNSIRLASKRKGYICLEAEGAKMEFRNLQVIPLEPGMDRPEFVVEEIKE, encoded by the coding sequence ATGCAATACGTTCAGCCGATATTCCCCAAAGCACTTCTTTTCTTGGTTATACTGCTGTTTTCCATTTGCCTACCGGTATCTGCGCAGCAAGCACTCTTCCAATTTGGTGTGGAAAAGCAGTTTGATGACCTGATCGGTGGTCAGGAGGGAGGCAAGCCGATCCAATGGATCGATGTGAACACGTCCGATTCGACTTGGCATGTAAATGGCACGGTCTTGGAAAACAATGGGGAGCCCATTGGTGTCGTCCGTTCTGCGGAGATGTACGAGAACTTCATTATGCGGGTGGAGTGGCGACACTTGGAAAAGGGTGGTAACTCGGGCATATTTGTCTGGAGCGACGCCAAAGCAGACTCCCAGACGCGACTTCCCCTAGGGATGGAGGTGCAGATGCTGGAATTGGATTGGGTGAACCAGAACGCCGTCAATGGCGTCCCACAGCCGATAGCCTATGTGCATGGGGAACTGTTCGGGGCTGGCGGAATGACCGCATCTCCGGATAATCCGCGCGGTGAGCGCAGCAGGTCGCTGGAGAACAGATGCCTGGGAGTAGGGGAGTGGAACACCTATACGGTGATCTGTGTGGATGGGACAGTAAAGCTGGCCGTAAATGGTAAATTTGTGAACAGTATCCGCCTTGCCTCAAAACGGAAAGGGTATATCTGCCTGGAAGCCGAAGGCGCAAAAATGGAATTCCGAAACCTGCAGGTCATTCCTTTGGAACCCGGCATGGACCGCCCGGAATTCGTCGTTGAAGAAATTAAGGAATAA
- a CDS encoding N-acetylmuramoyl-L-alanine amidase, with protein MNKYFSLLVAAALLSSCGGGKYASTEKIYKKKAKDFAELYEAAPVEDQIAKIAAANKEWIASTNFGVRKPNYVMIHHTAQVSLDQTIKTFHNQKVGVSSHYVIGRDGKIVQMVNDLYRAHHAGLGRWGNDTDLNSSSIGIELDNNGTTDPWPEAQITALTQLLAYLKETYKIPQANFIGHMDYAPTRKNDPSRFPWKTLADKGFGFWYDGVLETPPYGFDPKLALRIIGYDVKNTDSAIKAFKQHYIQKDTNSAVLNEQDLKILYAIFKKFL; from the coding sequence ATGAATAAATACTTTTCACTCCTGGTCGCCGCAGCTTTGTTGAGCTCATGCGGGGGCGGGAAATATGCTAGTACGGAGAAAATCTATAAAAAGAAAGCGAAGGACTTTGCTGAGCTGTACGAAGCGGCGCCTGTTGAAGATCAGATCGCGAAAATTGCTGCAGCCAATAAGGAATGGATAGCCTCCACGAACTTTGGCGTGCGCAAGCCCAATTATGTGATGATCCACCATACGGCACAGGTGTCGCTGGATCAAACCATCAAGACATTCCATAATCAGAAAGTGGGGGTGAGCTCGCATTATGTCATCGGTAGGGACGGCAAAATCGTACAGATGGTCAATGACCTCTATCGTGCTCACCATGCCGGATTAGGGCGTTGGGGCAACGATACGGACCTCAACTCGTCCAGTATCGGTATCGAATTGGACAACAACGGCACAACAGACCCTTGGCCGGAAGCTCAGATTACGGCACTGACACAGTTGTTGGCCTACCTGAAGGAAACCTATAAAATTCCGCAGGCCAACTTTATCGGCCACATGGACTATGCCCCGACTCGGAAGAATGACCCTTCTCGCTTCCCGTGGAAGACCCTCGCGGATAAAGGTTTCGGATTCTGGTATGATGGCGTCCTGGAAACACCGCCCTATGGTTTCGACCCGAAACTGGCGCTACGGATCATCGGCTATGATGTCAAGAATACCGACTCCGCCATCAAAGCATTCAAGCAGCATTATATCCAGAAGGACACCAACTCGGCCGTATTGAACGAACAGGATCTCAAAATCCTCTACGCAATATTCAAGAAGTTCCTATAA
- a CDS encoding nicotinamide mononucleotide adenylyltransferase: protein MAREIYETKRKALKINLNADIYGTFAEIGAGQEVARNFFEAGAASGTIAKTISAYDMAFSDAIYGVEESGRYVSRTRLNKMLVHEYELLTERLHGEKYCNKKFFAFADTVTTLNFTKTNEPHGWIGIRFQHEVDGPTNDIVIHVRLLDSDNRLQTKVLGILGVNLVFAAFYYAENPQTMIESLVDNLSVGSVEIDLVKVSGPLFESANERLLNLYLIAKGFSKAAIFKPDGKAAQIKDYLYKKNIIILRTKYRQKSNPNFDLFNLAVEEFKKNTGAIPEDTVVLIEVLMGNVLDENSSITDEDLIYFAERAEYLCSTGNNIMVSNFRRNNHLAEFVQTLRPKHIGIATNVSNLKNIFNSDNYNKENYTNELLTYISGMFSKNVKLYAYPYLDKKNEKIVTTKNMPVSPEAKPLFDFLISNRYIVDIENYDEKFVKTV from the coding sequence ATGGCAAGAGAAATTTACGAAACCAAGCGTAAGGCACTTAAAATTAACTTAAACGCGGATATCTACGGTACATTTGCGGAAATTGGAGCAGGTCAGGAAGTTGCACGGAATTTCTTCGAGGCCGGAGCCGCATCGGGAACCATCGCGAAGACCATCTCCGCGTATGACATGGCCTTCAGTGATGCCATCTATGGGGTTGAGGAGTCGGGACGCTACGTCAGCAGGACCCGCCTGAACAAGATGCTCGTCCATGAATACGAACTGTTGACCGAGCGCCTGCACGGAGAGAAATACTGCAACAAAAAATTCTTTGCCTTTGCCGACACGGTAACCACCTTAAACTTTACGAAAACAAATGAGCCTCACGGTTGGATCGGTATCCGTTTCCAGCACGAAGTGGACGGCCCAACCAACGATATCGTCATCCACGTCCGCTTATTGGACAGTGACAACCGACTACAGACCAAAGTGCTGGGTATATTGGGTGTAAACCTGGTGTTTGCGGCCTTCTATTACGCGGAAAACCCGCAGACCATGATCGAATCCCTTGTGGATAACCTTTCTGTAGGATCGGTGGAAATCGACTTAGTCAAGGTTTCAGGTCCTTTATTCGAATCTGCAAACGAACGCTTATTGAACCTGTACCTGATCGCGAAGGGATTCTCCAAGGCCGCCATCTTCAAACCGGATGGTAAAGCGGCGCAGATCAAGGATTACCTGTACAAGAAGAACATCATTATCCTCCGGACAAAATACCGTCAGAAATCCAACCCGAACTTTGACCTCTTCAACCTTGCCGTGGAGGAATTCAAGAAGAATACGGGAGCCATTCCTGAAGATACGGTCGTACTGATCGAGGTACTGATGGGGAATGTCCTGGACGAGAATTCCAGCATTACGGACGAGGATCTGATCTATTTTGCGGAACGTGCCGAATACCTATGTTCCACAGGGAACAACATCATGGTGTCCAACTTCAGACGGAACAACCACTTGGCGGAATTCGTGCAGACCCTGCGCCCGAAACACATCGGTATTGCGACCAACGTATCCAACTTGAAGAACATCTTCAATTCCGACAATTACAACAAGGAAAACTATACAAACGAGCTCTTGACCTACATTTCAGGAATGTTCAGCAAGAACGTGAAACTATATGCTTACCCGTATTTGGACAAGAAGAACGAGAAAATCGTGACCACGAAGAACATGCCGGTATCGCCAGAAGCCAAGCCGTTGTTTGACTTCCTGATCAGCAACCGATATATTGTGGATATCGAAAACTACGACGAGAAATTCGTGAAAACGGTCTAA
- a CDS encoding NUDIX hydrolase: protein MEKWKVLDSSYIIQRPWATLRVDKLEMPNGNIKEEYYVLEYPTWVNMVGITEEEEILFVRQYRHGANEVMVELPAGVVEEGEDPEYAARRELMEETGYAFGEATYVCELFANPATSGNLTYTYLLTGGKKVQEQQLDPSEDIEVVHMSIEEAKQFLLENKIGQALHSAALFYTLKKLGKL from the coding sequence ATGGAAAAATGGAAAGTATTGGACTCTTCCTATATCATTCAGCGGCCATGGGCGACCTTGCGCGTGGACAAGCTAGAGATGCCCAACGGCAACATTAAGGAAGAGTACTATGTGCTGGAGTACCCAACTTGGGTCAATATGGTCGGTATTACCGAAGAGGAAGAAATCCTGTTCGTTCGGCAATACCGACATGGTGCCAACGAGGTGATGGTGGAGCTCCCTGCGGGTGTTGTGGAAGAAGGGGAAGATCCTGAATACGCGGCACGCCGCGAACTGATGGAGGAAACGGGTTATGCTTTTGGCGAAGCCACCTACGTCTGCGAGCTGTTCGCCAACCCGGCGACTTCCGGCAACTTGACCTATACCTACCTACTGACAGGTGGAAAGAAGGTGCAGGAACAGCAGCTGGATCCGTCGGAAGACATCGAGGTGGTGCACATGAGCATCGAAGAAGCGAAGCAATTCCTCCTGGAAAACAAAATCGGACAGGCGCTGCACAGTGCGGCCCTATTCTATACCTTAAAAAAGTTAGGCAAGCTGTAA
- a CDS encoding phospho-sugar mutase, with product MGNLDKDTQARVNQWLSDEYDAETVKNVQDLIDQEQETELLDSFYKELEFGTGGLRGIMGVGSNRMNKYTIGKATQGLANYLKKEFPKEEIKVAVSYDSRNNSQSFGHLVADVFSANGFQVYLFEELRPTPMLSFAVRHFGCQGGVMLTASHNPKEYNGYKAYWNDGGQLVAPHDKNVITEVNAITSVKDIKFDRNEKNIHMVGADFDQLYIDANLKLSLHPKAVKAQKDLKIVYSPIHGTGITIVPKMLEAWGFTNVTVVDEQSKPDGNFPTVVYPNPEEEEAMSMAMQKGQEIDADVVMATDPDADRVGVAVKLPSGEFQLINGNQIGSLLTYYVLSSKKELGQLKDNQYIVKTIVTSNLFADIAKSFDVKCYETLTGFKFIGEVMTKLLGKETYLVGGEESYGFLVGDLVRDKDAVNSCAFIAEMAAYFKEEGKSLYDVLMKLYLEYGYYKEKLISLTKKGKAGADEIKQMMADLRANLPKTLGGIEVVEVRDYQHSESTDMQSGKKSKIDLPKSDVLQFITKDGDVISARPSGTEPKIKFYCSVKDQLEFTSEFGQVSNRLDDKVRLMMDDIVKD from the coding sequence ATGGGCAATTTAGATAAAGACACACAAGCAAGAGTAAATCAATGGCTTTCAGACGAATACGATGCTGAAACCGTAAAGAATGTCCAGGACCTGATCGATCAGGAACAGGAAACGGAACTGCTCGATTCCTTTTACAAGGAATTGGAGTTCGGTACAGGCGGTCTGCGCGGCATTATGGGCGTGGGATCCAACCGGATGAATAAATACACGATCGGCAAGGCGACCCAAGGGTTGGCCAACTACCTGAAGAAGGAATTTCCGAAGGAAGAGATCAAAGTGGCCGTATCGTACGATAGCCGCAACAACTCGCAATCTTTCGGTCACCTCGTAGCGGATGTTTTTTCCGCGAACGGTTTTCAGGTGTACCTCTTCGAGGAATTAAGACCGACACCGATGCTTTCCTTCGCTGTACGCCATTTTGGCTGTCAGGGCGGGGTGATGTTGACCGCATCGCATAACCCGAAGGAATACAACGGATATAAAGCGTACTGGAACGATGGCGGACAGTTGGTGGCGCCGCACGATAAGAACGTCATTACGGAAGTGAATGCCATTACCTCCGTGAAGGACATCAAGTTCGACCGCAACGAGAAGAACATCCACATGGTGGGTGCAGATTTCGATCAACTGTATATCGATGCCAACCTTAAATTGAGCTTGCACCCGAAAGCCGTAAAGGCACAGAAGGATCTGAAGATCGTTTATTCCCCGATCCATGGAACGGGAATCACCATTGTTCCCAAGATGTTGGAAGCGTGGGGATTCACCAACGTTACGGTGGTGGATGAACAATCCAAACCTGACGGCAATTTCCCAACGGTGGTCTATCCAAATCCGGAAGAGGAAGAAGCGATGTCCATGGCCATGCAGAAAGGTCAGGAAATCGATGCCGACGTGGTGATGGCAACGGATCCCGATGCTGACCGCGTGGGTGTAGCCGTGAAATTACCATCCGGAGAGTTCCAGTTGATCAATGGGAACCAGATCGGTAGTCTCTTGACCTACTACGTGCTATCGAGCAAGAAAGAGCTCGGTCAATTAAAGGACAATCAATATATCGTGAAAACCATCGTCACGTCCAACCTATTTGCCGATATCGCCAAATCATTCGATGTCAAATGCTATGAGACCCTGACGGGATTCAAGTTTATCGGAGAAGTGATGACCAAGTTATTGGGTAAAGAAACGTATCTGGTGGGTGGTGAAGAAAGCTATGGCTTCCTGGTCGGCGACCTTGTACGCGATAAGGACGCGGTAAACTCCTGTGCATTCATCGCTGAAATGGCGGCATACTTCAAGGAGGAAGGCAAATCGCTATATGATGTCTTGATGAAGCTGTACCTGGAATATGGCTACTACAAGGAGAAATTGATCTCCCTAACGAAGAAAGGCAAAGCCGGTGCTGACGAGATCAAGCAAATGATGGCGGACCTGCGAGCAAACCTGCCAAAAACATTGGGCGGCATTGAAGTGGTTGAAGTGCGCGATTATCAGCACAGTGAATCCACGGACATGCAGAGCGGCAAGAAGTCCAAGATCGATCTTCCGAAATCGGATGTACTACAATTTATCACCAAGGATGGAGATGTGATTTCTGCTCGCCCTTCCGGGACCGAACCGAAAATCAAATTCTATTGCTCGGTGAAGGATCAGTTGGAGTTTACTTCGGAGTTCGGACAAGTTTCCAACCGATTGGATGATAAAGTTAGGTTGATGATGGACGATATCGTAAAAGACTAA
- a CDS encoding SDR family oxidoreductase has protein sequence MAVQGALQKDALKGKTVVVTGGGTGLGKAMSTYFSELGANVVISSRKLEVLEETAKEIQAKTGNPVLPVACDIRSTEEIKLMREKAEEIFGRVDVLVNNAAGNFISPTERLSANAFSTIIDIVLKGTVNCTLEFGKRWIENKQEANVLNIVTTYAFTGSGYVVPSAVAKGGVVTLTKSLAVEWGKYGIRHNAIAPGPFPTKGAWDRLLPGELAQKFDFKNRVPLKRVGEHQELANLAAFLISDFAGYINGEIISIDGGEWLQGAGQMNGMEAIPAEMWDTIEQTIRKNNK, from the coding sequence ATGGCAGTACAAGGAGCCTTACAGAAAGATGCCCTCAAGGGCAAGACCGTTGTGGTAACGGGTGGCGGAACAGGACTGGGAAAAGCCATGTCCACCTATTTTTCGGAGCTTGGCGCCAATGTGGTCATCAGCAGCCGGAAATTGGAGGTGTTGGAAGAAACGGCCAAGGAAATACAGGCGAAGACCGGCAATCCGGTACTGCCGGTTGCCTGCGATATCCGTTCGACAGAGGAGATAAAACTGATGCGCGAAAAGGCGGAGGAGATCTTCGGCCGTGTGGATGTGCTGGTGAACAATGCTGCCGGCAATTTCATTTCCCCAACGGAGCGCCTTTCGGCGAATGCATTCTCCACGATCATCGACATCGTGCTGAAGGGTACGGTCAACTGTACGCTGGAATTTGGCAAGCGCTGGATCGAGAATAAACAGGAGGCGAATGTACTGAACATTGTGACCACCTATGCTTTCACAGGTTCCGGCTATGTTGTACCTTCTGCAGTTGCCAAGGGCGGCGTGGTCACCCTGACCAAGTCCTTAGCGGTGGAATGGGGAAAATACGGCATTCGCCACAACGCGATTGCGCCAGGTCCATTCCCGACCAAAGGGGCGTGGGATAGACTCCTTCCGGGAGAATTGGCACAAAAATTCGACTTTAAGAACCGTGTTCCATTGAAACGTGTTGGGGAACACCAAGAATTGGCTAATTTAGCGGCGTTCCTGATATCGGACTTTGCCGGCTATATCAATGGGGAGATCATCAGCATCGATGGTGGTGAATGGTTGCAAGGCGCCGGACAGATGAACGGCATGGAAGCCATCCCTGCAGAAATGTGGGATACCATCGAACAAACTATACGGAAAAACAACAAATAA
- a CDS encoding enoyl-CoA hydratase/isomerase family protein: MSTFTKTQVTDNICYLQLDRGKSNAMHLEMIEELSETFSRLAEDESVQAVVLYGKEGFFTSGLDLITLFQYDEAQMRTFWDKFISLIQEMVSFRKPLISAITGHSPAGGCVLALCSDYRIMSAGEYIIGLNEVPVGIIVPNSIYELYSFWIGSGNAARFLLEGKLLTPQEGLSVGLLDEVVDFDIIMNTATRKAKQYMQFERHAWQSSKQNIRKGLLQHIEATKGAAIDQVLEQWWRPSTRSILQTIITNLTKK; the protein is encoded by the coding sequence ATGAGCACATTTACAAAAACACAGGTAACCGATAATATATGCTACCTCCAATTGGACCGTGGGAAATCCAATGCGATGCACTTGGAAATGATCGAGGAACTCTCCGAAACCTTCAGCCGATTGGCGGAAGACGAGAGCGTTCAGGCGGTTGTTCTCTACGGGAAAGAGGGGTTCTTCACCTCAGGTTTAGACCTGATCACGCTGTTCCAATACGATGAAGCGCAGATGCGTACATTCTGGGATAAGTTTATTTCTTTGATTCAGGAGATGGTTTCCTTCCGGAAGCCCTTGATCTCGGCAATTACCGGGCATTCGCCTGCTGGTGGCTGTGTGTTGGCTCTATGTTCGGACTACCGCATCATGAGTGCGGGGGAATACATTATCGGCCTGAACGAAGTTCCCGTTGGCATCATCGTGCCGAACAGCATCTATGAACTGTACAGTTTCTGGATCGGATCGGGCAATGCCGCACGGTTCCTATTGGAAGGGAAGTTATTGACACCGCAGGAAGGGCTTTCGGTCGGGTTGCTGGATGAGGTGGTCGATTTTGATATCATCATGAACACCGCAACGCGGAAGGCAAAACAATACATGCAATTTGAGCGACATGCGTGGCAATCGTCGAAACAGAATATCCGCAAGGGACTGCTGCAGCATATTGAAGCGACCAAAGGTGCGGCCATCGACCAGGTCTTGGAGCAGTGGTGGCGACCATCAACGCGGAGCATCCTACAGACAATCATTACTAATCTGACAAAAAAATAA